From Alteromonas australica, one genomic window encodes:
- a CDS encoding tetratricopeptide repeat-containing diguanylate cyclase, protein MINGVIKFAGSKVIIVENNTHSRGLSIRYFFRAFVLASVFSFSLQSLALELALDTPNREAIQQFISDVRKSRLDYLENEKSLKEVFNVAKEKGWNSLHAEAAALYSELLFRQEKYSDLTSHLQYYLDKKEFIEREDIHLLFLETKLKSLTLMDDPAPAQALAKKLEVQLSQHSNDEKITIYRALAYYYTADDALRKTLKAALDGLELAMQTGDVASQGYFYRKIADAYTYLSESDKGIYYAKKAVSTFEKTNDGLFTAKAYWSLGNILLENDDTPNALLYLHKALAYFEKVNMKKGLAFAQYSIANVQYLQGNLDEALQLAQENIELARASGIHDMQLASMILLSNIYIEKGNLEVANQINDDVFNLIEKFSRSIYKAEFFGERYELKRKINQVDEAFEALEKKLFFINKHYEATSESNIKALQVKFEVKEKEDEIRRLEYQKNISELQAKEEYQQKIIWRLSAAIAFILVLVALLLFYRQVRQRKKYHRMASTDHLSDCLNRRGILNAASVKLAHHSVSIAIVDLDYFKKINDEYGHDIGDMVLIAFANAAKDTLPKGDEFGRYGGEEWLFVLNSADEKVVRNIFQKLAVAFQKYCDAIEAFNPKKEMTFSVGATLNSKSPNSLDSLIKRADTLLYRAKENGRNQVVID, encoded by the coding sequence GTGATAAATGGTGTGATTAAGTTTGCTGGTTCAAAAGTGATAATTGTTGAAAATAACACCCACTCAAGAGGCCTAAGTATTCGATATTTTTTCAGAGCATTCGTGCTCGCTTCCGTGTTTTCTTTTAGCCTTCAGAGCCTAGCACTCGAGCTCGCTCTAGATACGCCGAATCGTGAAGCGATTCAGCAGTTTATTAGTGACGTAAGAAAAAGCAGACTTGATTACCTTGAAAATGAAAAAAGCCTAAAGGAAGTATTTAATGTGGCTAAAGAAAAGGGTTGGAATTCGCTTCACGCTGAAGCGGCAGCGCTTTATTCCGAGCTTCTTTTCAGACAAGAAAAATACAGCGATTTAACGTCACACCTTCAATATTACTTAGATAAAAAAGAGTTCATAGAACGAGAAGACATTCATTTATTATTTCTAGAGACGAAATTAAAGTCTTTAACATTAATGGATGATCCAGCCCCAGCACAAGCACTTGCGAAAAAGCTAGAAGTACAGCTATCGCAACATTCAAACGATGAAAAAATTACTATCTATCGAGCTTTAGCTTATTACTATACGGCTGATGATGCGTTGCGCAAAACGCTGAAAGCGGCTTTAGATGGCCTCGAGTTGGCGATGCAAACAGGCGATGTAGCTTCTCAAGGTTATTTTTACCGAAAAATAGCTGACGCCTACACCTACCTTAGTGAAAGCGATAAAGGGATATATTACGCTAAAAAGGCTGTTAGTACGTTTGAAAAAACGAATGACGGCCTTTTTACTGCTAAGGCATATTGGAGCCTAGGCAATATACTTCTAGAAAACGATGACACCCCAAATGCGTTGCTCTACTTACATAAAGCCCTGGCTTATTTTGAAAAAGTAAACATGAAAAAGGGGTTAGCTTTTGCTCAATATTCCATTGCTAATGTTCAATATCTTCAAGGCAATCTTGATGAGGCTTTACAGTTAGCTCAGGAAAATATAGAGCTTGCACGGGCTTCGGGTATTCATGATATGCAACTGGCTTCTATGATCCTGCTGAGTAATATATATATTGAAAAGGGTAACTTGGAAGTAGCGAATCAAATAAATGATGACGTTTTTAACCTCATTGAAAAATTTAGCCGTAGTATTTATAAAGCAGAGTTTTTTGGTGAAAGGTATGAACTAAAACGTAAGATTAATCAAGTAGATGAAGCATTCGAAGCGCTGGAGAAAAAGCTTTTTTTCATTAATAAGCATTATGAAGCGACCAGCGAAAGCAATATTAAAGCCCTGCAAGTCAAGTTTGAAGTCAAAGAAAAAGAAGATGAAATTCGAAGGTTAGAATACCAAAAAAATATCAGTGAACTTCAGGCAAAAGAAGAGTATCAACAAAAAATAATTTGGCGCCTTAGTGCGGCAATAGCGTTTATTTTAGTACTTGTGGCTTTGCTATTATTTTATCGGCAAGTGCGCCAACGAAAAAAATACCATCGTATGGCATCAACCGATCATTTATCAGACTGTCTCAACCGTAGGGGAATACTTAATGCTGCCAGCGTTAAGCTAGCTCATCATAGTGTATCCATCGCTATTGTTGACCTAGACTACTTTAAAAAGATTAATGACGAGTATGGCCACGACATAGGCGACATGGTGCTAATTGCTTTTGCCAATGCAGCAAAAGATACATTACCTAAAGGCGACGAATTTGGCCGATACGGTGGTGAGGAATGGTTATTCGTCTTAAATTCGGCAGATGAAAAAGTAGTTAGAAACATCTTTCAAAAGCTTGCCGTCGCCTTCCAAAAATATTGCGATGCCATTGAAGCTTTTAATCCAAAGAAAGAGATGACATTTAGCGTAGGAGCAACGCTAAATAGCAAATCACCTAATTCTTTGGATTCTTTAATTAAACGTGCAGACACCCTCTTGTATAGAGCTAAAGAAAACGGTAGAAATCAAGTCGTCATCGACTGA
- a CDS encoding carbon-nitrogen hydrolase, whose amino-acid sequence MPNKTLKVGVVQQAVADNNKQTNWNKSAEQVAKLADEGCECILLQELHSTLYFCQQEDTDAFDLAEPIPGPATDFFGELAEKHNIVLVTSLFEKRGSGLYHNTAVVFDRSKEIAGKYRKMHIPDDPGFYEKFYFTPGDMGFQPIQTSVGKLGVLVCWDQWYPEAARLMAMAGADLLFYPTAIGWDLNDTDDERVRQHGAWETIQRSHAVANSVPVIVANRTGFEASPVDGDPGIQFWGQSFIVGPQGEILAKADANEETTLTVELDLARTEQVKRIWPYFRDRRIDAYEDLTKRWRD is encoded by the coding sequence ATAACAAGCAAACTAATTGGAATAAAAGTGCTGAGCAAGTGGCTAAGTTAGCCGATGAAGGGTGTGAGTGCATATTATTGCAAGAGCTTCACAGTACCTTGTACTTTTGCCAGCAAGAAGATACCGATGCGTTTGATTTAGCCGAGCCGATTCCTGGGCCCGCTACCGATTTTTTTGGTGAACTTGCTGAGAAGCATAATATTGTGTTGGTGACCTCTTTATTTGAGAAACGCGGTTCTGGCTTGTATCACAACACCGCGGTGGTATTTGATAGAAGTAAAGAAATTGCAGGTAAATATCGTAAAATGCACATTCCCGATGATCCAGGTTTTTATGAGAAGTTTTACTTCACACCTGGCGATATGGGTTTTCAACCTATACAAACCAGTGTGGGTAAATTAGGTGTATTGGTTTGTTGGGATCAATGGTATCCAGAAGCGGCGAGATTAATGGCCATGGCAGGCGCAGACTTACTATTTTACCCGACGGCCATCGGCTGGGACCTCAACGACACTGATGATGAACGCGTTCGCCAACATGGTGCCTGGGAAACCATTCAACGTTCTCATGCTGTGGCCAATTCCGTGCCTGTTATTGTGGCTAACCGTACTGGATTTGAAGCTTCTCCTGTGGACGGCGACCCTGGTATTCAATTCTGGGGGCAAAGCTTTATCGTTGGCCCACAAGGTGAAATTCTTGCCAAGGCAGACGCCAACGAAGAAACCACATTAACTGTTGAACTTGACCTTGCCCGCACTGAACAAGTTAAGCGCATCTGGCCTTACTTTAGAGACAGACGCATTGATGCATACGAAGATTTAACCAAGCGCTGGCGCGATTAA
- the pdeM gene encoding ligase-associated DNA damage response endonuclease PdeM → MAISEQWLSSQVALRNISIVKFSELLWVLDARGVAYLPALDWLVVSDLHLEKGSYLRSYGNPLPSIDSVATLKRLQLVIKDYMPARVISLGDSFHDNHSLSRMTLQDKNLLCDIVNSVSQWDWVEGNHDPDLPVGIPGNPCHEIAHDSVVFRHEPDALKSSVSATGKAESTPQVIGHYHPKTRKTISRRRFSGKCFVISDNLFIMPAFGQFTGGLDVNDEVMLALVPEKSRACYMLYDRAIFKV, encoded by the coding sequence GTGGCAATAAGTGAGCAGTGGCTATCGTCGCAGGTGGCCTTGCGAAACATTAGTATTGTGAAGTTTTCAGAGCTGCTTTGGGTATTAGATGCCAGAGGAGTGGCCTATTTACCTGCGCTCGATTGGCTGGTGGTATCCGACTTACACCTTGAGAAAGGCAGCTATTTACGTAGTTATGGTAATCCGCTGCCAAGTATAGATTCAGTAGCTACGCTGAAACGGTTGCAGCTGGTTATAAAAGACTATATGCCTGCTCGGGTGATTAGCTTGGGTGATAGCTTTCACGATAATCACAGTCTGTCCCGCATGACGCTACAAGACAAAAACCTGTTGTGCGATATCGTCAATAGCGTTTCCCAATGGGATTGGGTAGAGGGGAATCACGATCCTGATTTACCTGTAGGCATTCCCGGCAATCCTTGTCATGAAATAGCGCACGATAGTGTGGTGTTTCGCCATGAACCAGACGCGCTGAAAAGTAGTGTAAGTGCAACCGGCAAGGCCGAAAGCACGCCGCAAGTCATCGGGCATTACCACCCTAAAACACGAAAAACCATTTCTCGACGCCGATTTTCCGGTAAGTGTTTCGTGATTTCTGACAACTTATTCATCATGCCTGCGTTTGGTCAATTCACCGGGGGCTTAGATGTGAATGATGAGGTTATGCTGGCATTAGTGCCCGAAAAATCCCGTGCTTGTTATATGTTGTATGACCGTGCGATTTTTAAGGTGTAA